In a genomic window of Sulfurisphaera tokodaii str. 7:
- a CDS encoding arginine deiminase family protein: MSHHNMSARAEWEKLREVVVHKPGYEVLFALLNPSQFLFERSFSLTKARREHDKLRKTLEKEGVKVHRLKGVIITKMRNNYSFLEKVKNLVGVDTNDPNYLIELLILNPVIKNENVIIADPLPNLYFMRDQQITTNDGIIIGKMATKQRERETEVTKLFWEALGIKYKEIKKGKLEGGDYFPMKDFHIIGIGNRTDFTGASNLFNLGEVAVVYEARKEFFHLDMFFNVPSSNSVVGVKKLMEESRTEVYNYGKLIEVTNLYEYVKKKGFNIIEIDENEAKMQLGNFLTIDDGKIISPRYSRKFRELDVIEVNVENLTGGNGGIHCMTGVVRRG, from the coding sequence ATGTCTCATCATAATATGTCCGCGAGAGCAGAATGGGAAAAATTAAGAGAAGTAGTTGTACATAAACCAGGTTACGAAGTATTATTTGCACTGCTTAATCCTTCACAATTTCTTTTTGAAAGATCCTTCAGCCTAACTAAGGCTAGGAGAGAGCATGATAAACTAAGAAAAACGTTGGAAAAAGAAGGGGTTAAAGTTCATAGGTTAAAAGGTGTAATAATAACCAAAATGAGGAACAACTATTCTTTTTTGGAAAAAGTTAAAAACCTAGTAGGAGTAGATACTAATGATCCGAATTATTTAATAGAACTCCTCATTCTAAACCCGGTTATAAAAAATGAAAATGTAATTATAGCAGATCCTTTACCTAACCTTTACTTTATGAGGGATCAACAGATTACGACAAATGATGGTATAATAATAGGAAAAATGGCAACCAAACAGAGGGAAAGAGAAACAGAAGTTACTAAACTATTTTGGGAAGCTTTAGGAATAAAGTACAAAGAAATCAAGAAGGGCAAACTAGAAGGAGGTGATTATTTTCCGATGAAGGATTTTCACATTATTGGAATTGGTAATAGGACTGATTTTACTGGAGCGTCAAATCTGTTTAATTTAGGTGAAGTAGCTGTAGTTTATGAGGCTCGTAAAGAGTTTTTTCATTTAGATATGTTCTTTAACGTTCCATCGTCAAATAGCGTTGTAGGCGTGAAAAAACTAATGGAAGAGAGTAGAACTGAAGTATATAATTATGGAAAACTTATTGAAGTAACTAATTTGTATGAGTACGTTAAAAAGAAGGGTTTTAACATAATAGAAATTGATGAGAATGAGGCTAAAATGCAATTAGGTAATTTTCTAACTATAGATGATGGTAAGATAATTTCACCTAGATATAGTAGAAAGTTTAGAGAATTAGATGTTATTGAAGTTAATGTAGAAAACTTAACTGGAGGAAATGGGGGAATACATTGTATGACTGGAGTAGTTAGGAGAGGGTAA
- a CDS encoding peroxiredoxin, translating into MSEEKIPLIGEKFPEMEVITTHGKIKLPDYYQGKWFVLFSHPGDFTPVCTTEFYSFAKKYEEFKKLNTELIGLSVDSNISHIEWVMWIEKNLKVEIPFPIIADPMGNVAKRLGMIHAESSTSTVRAVFIVDDKGIVRLIMYYPMEIGRNIDEILRSIRALQLVDKSGVVIPANWPNNELIGNKVINPPPRTVKDAKLRINQPFDWWFTYKEI; encoded by the coding sequence ATGAGTGAAGAAAAAATTCCCCTAATAGGAGAAAAGTTCCCAGAAATGGAAGTAATAACGACACATGGTAAAATAAAACTACCAGATTACTATCAAGGTAAATGGTTTGTATTATTTAGTCATCCAGGAGACTTTACACCTGTTTGTACAACTGAATTTTATTCTTTTGCAAAAAAATATGAAGAATTCAAAAAACTTAACACTGAGTTAATAGGACTTTCAGTAGACAGCAATATCTCACATATTGAATGGGTTATGTGGATAGAAAAGAACTTGAAAGTCGAAATTCCATTCCCGATTATAGCAGATCCTATGGGAAATGTAGCCAAAAGATTAGGAATGATACATGCAGAATCCTCAACCTCTACCGTTAGGGCTGTATTTATCGTTGATGATAAGGGTATAGTTAGGTTAATTATGTATTATCCCATGGAAATAGGAAGGAATATAGATGAGATTCTAAGGAGTATAAGAGCATTACAGTTAGTAGATAAAAGCGGCGTAGTTATTCCAGCAAACTGGCCTAATAATGAGCTTATCGGCAATAAGGTAATTAATCCACCACCAAGAACGGTTAAAGATGCTAAATTAAGAATAAATCAGCCATTTGATTGGTGGTTTACGTATAAAGAAATATGA
- a CDS encoding HoxN/HupN/NixA family nickel/cobalt transporter, whose amino-acid sequence MGSKSLTKMVFMGSFFIINIILTVIFYFILFNLPKENLQIQTDDGVLTGTFITLGILAYTFGLRHAVDADHLAAIDNVTRKLLQEGRNPVFVGTFFSLGHSTVVILLSLMLIIASRYIINSLPSIENVGSIIGTLISGGFLYIIAFLNTLVLLELYEVYKTIRKEKNLNEKKLNELLLKRGFMNRFFNKLFKIVTSEWQMYVIGFLFGLGFDTATEVAILAISATVAGAFSSIPITTILILPGLFALGMSLIDTLDGLFMRSAYGWAFRNPLGKIWYNLTMTFISILVAYGIGTIELFGLIVSEFNLHGPFWDQINALNNVYWESIGYFVILTFAITWIISALIYKMKIKQLSMKKVES is encoded by the coding sequence ATGGGTTCTAAATCTTTAACAAAAATGGTATTTATGGGTTCATTTTTTATTATAAATATTATTTTGACTGTGATTTTTTATTTCATCTTATTTAATTTACCAAAAGAGAATTTGCAAATACAAACTGATGATGGTGTACTAACTGGAACTTTCATAACTCTTGGTATTTTAGCTTATACATTTGGATTAAGACATGCAGTAGACGCTGATCATCTTGCTGCGATCGATAATGTTACCAGAAAACTTCTTCAAGAAGGAAGAAACCCAGTGTTTGTTGGCACATTCTTCTCGCTAGGTCATTCAACTGTAGTTATTCTTCTAAGCCTAATGTTAATCATAGCTTCAAGGTATATTATAAATAGTTTACCGAGCATTGAGAATGTAGGCAGTATTATAGGAACTTTAATAAGTGGAGGGTTTTTGTATATAATAGCATTCTTAAACACTCTAGTCCTTTTAGAATTGTATGAGGTTTATAAAACCATTAGAAAGGAGAAAAATCTTAATGAGAAGAAATTAAATGAACTCTTGTTAAAGAGGGGTTTCATGAATAGATTTTTCAATAAATTGTTTAAGATAGTTACTTCGGAATGGCAAATGTACGTTATAGGGTTTTTATTTGGTTTAGGTTTTGATACTGCAACTGAGGTGGCTATATTAGCTATATCTGCGACAGTAGCTGGAGCTTTCTCCTCAATCCCAATAACTACTATACTAATTTTGCCAGGATTGTTTGCATTAGGTATGAGTTTAATAGATACGCTTGATGGATTGTTTATGAGATCTGCTTACGGTTGGGCTTTCAGAAATCCTTTGGGAAAAATCTGGTATAATTTGACAATGACCTTTATATCAATCTTGGTAGCTTATGGAATTGGTACAATAGAATTGTTTGGCTTAATAGTTAGTGAATTTAATCTTCATGGTCCATTTTGGGATCAAATAAATGCATTAAACAACGTATACTGGGAATCAATAGGTTATTTCGTGATACTAACTTTTGCTATAACATGGATAATTTCTGCTTTAATATATAAAATGAAGATTAAGCAGTTAAGTATGAAAAAAGTAGAATCTTAA
- a CDS encoding ABC transporter permease, whose translation MRVRDLKKIDFLIAFIKFYGVSSIKRGFIYVLTYMAIPLAELFLIYMISKGIFLGYGIIGGLVTVIATNGLSSTADFAYLRLEVKLQDLLVSSEVTPNDYILGLMLSNLVYSLPGIIVYVLLSLIFKLFNPIMILILLLLLFNTSAIGFFISTLIPHMRYSWGIGGLLSTFLSIIPPIFYPYYLLPKVFFYILYPLPTTLSALIIQNYSGLITLSNSLLAFSWILLVVETLIFYYISLKYSRWRSV comes from the coding sequence ATGCGGGTGAGGGACTTGAAGAAAATTGACTTTCTAATTGCTTTTATAAAATTCTATGGTGTTTCTTCAATCAAAAGGGGATTTATATATGTTTTAACATACATGGCAATACCTTTAGCAGAACTCTTTTTAATATATATGATTTCAAAAGGAATTTTTTTAGGGTATGGAATAATAGGCGGATTAGTTACAGTGATTGCTACTAACGGATTGTCATCAACAGCAGATTTTGCATACTTAAGGCTTGAAGTTAAATTACAAGATTTACTTGTTTCTAGCGAAGTTACACCAAATGATTACATTTTGGGCTTAATGTTGTCTAATCTTGTTTACTCCTTACCTGGAATTATAGTTTACGTATTGCTTTCATTAATCTTCAAATTATTTAATCCAATAATGATCTTAATACTCTTACTTTTACTGTTTAATACATCAGCAATAGGTTTCTTTATAAGTACATTAATACCACATATGAGGTATAGTTGGGGAATTGGTGGTTTATTATCTACCTTTTTGAGTATTATTCCACCCATATTCTATCCTTACTACCTATTGCCAAAAGTGTTCTTTTATATCCTTTATCCTTTACCAACTACATTATCGGCTCTGATTATTCAAAATTATTCTGGGCTAATAACCCTTTCAAATAGTTTATTAGCATTTTCGTGGATATTACTAGTAGTAGAAACCCTTATCTTTTATTACATATCCCTTAAGTATAGTAGATGGAGAAGTGTATGA
- a CDS encoding ABC transporter ATP-binding protein, producing the protein MIETINLTKIYKDGTIALDNVTFSSDVKILTLLGRNGAGKTTLTRILSTQLLPTKGEAYVEGYNVIKEAKKIRKIITSIPQEAQPVGMASPYEHLLMFLTAKGLSLSESERVAREALKEVGLWEVKDKPSDELSGGMKRKIFVAMALAANSEVIFLDEPTTGLDPYSRTEIWSILKTMKGKIILTTHYMEEAEELSDEVILLHKGRIIAMGSVTTLLEKLKDKVRVEGIGDIKVGRLRITYVDKREASNFVGKYVVKPISLEDLFILYAGEGLEEN; encoded by the coding sequence GTGATAGAAACTATTAATTTAACTAAGATTTACAAAGATGGAACTATTGCCCTTGATAACGTCACATTTTCCAGTGACGTGAAGATTTTAACCCTTTTAGGAAGAAATGGAGCTGGTAAAACTACTCTCACAAGGATTTTATCAACTCAACTTTTACCAACTAAAGGAGAAGCTTACGTTGAAGGTTATAACGTAATAAAAGAAGCTAAGAAAATTAGAAAAATTATTACTTCAATACCCCAAGAGGCGCAACCAGTAGGAATGGCATCCCCTTATGAGCATTTACTTATGTTCTTAACAGCAAAAGGATTATCTCTTTCAGAATCTGAAAGAGTGGCTAGAGAGGCCCTAAAAGAAGTAGGTTTATGGGAAGTAAAAGATAAACCTTCTGACGAGCTATCTGGAGGAATGAAGAGAAAGATCTTTGTTGCCATGGCATTAGCTGCAAATTCAGAAGTAATATTTCTTGATGAACCTACAACTGGTTTGGATCCATATTCTCGAACTGAAATTTGGTCAATACTAAAGACAATGAAAGGTAAAATTATATTAACTACCCATTATATGGAAGAAGCTGAAGAACTTTCAGATGAAGTTATCCTTTTACATAAGGGAAGAATTATTGCGATGGGAAGTGTTACAACCTTGCTAGAGAAATTAAAAGATAAAGTTAGAGTAGAGGGTATTGGAGATATAAAAGTAGGTAGGCTAAGAATAACTTATGTAGATAAGAGAGAAGCATCAAACTTTGTAGGAAAATATGTTGTGAAACCAATTAGTTTAGAGGATTTATTTATACTGTATGCGGGTGAGGGACTTGAAGAAAATTGA
- the tsaA gene encoding tRNA (N6-threonylcarbamoyladenosine(37)-N6)-methyltransferase TrmO, translating into MSVCFKYIGYIKRKDNSSSRQDIVEVIVDKEYEEGLTGIEGFSHIILVYHLHLVNEYRLIRDRDNIKIGVFATRSQFRPNPIGISVCELVKREGNILYVRGVNAYDGTPVLDIKPYDEWDRVEKIRVPFWHNAK; encoded by the coding sequence ATGAGTGTATGCTTTAAGTACATTGGTTATATAAAGAGAAAAGACAATTCTTCCTCAAGGCAAGACATCGTAGAAGTAATTGTTGATAAGGAGTACGAGGAAGGACTAACTGGAATAGAGGGATTTTCTCATATAATTTTAGTGTATCATTTACATTTAGTAAATGAATATAGGTTAATAAGGGATAGAGATAACATAAAGATTGGTGTATTCGCTACAAGATCTCAATTTAGACCAAACCCTATTGGGATTTCCGTATGTGAGCTAGTAAAAAGAGAGGGAAATATACTATATGTTAGAGGAGTTAACGCATATGATGGTACTCCAGTTCTAGATATAAAACCTTATGATGAGTGGGATAGAGTTGAAAAAATTAGAGTACCTTTTTGGCACAATGCTAAATAG
- a CDS encoding purine-nucleoside phosphorylase, translated as MIFGDFIRNKEIRKRVIKEELGAEEDEIPERVVVTPIPLNTQFPKNFEDILINMGIKVNRLKVGDQILQQFQGNLFLEKDGSRGFIAFIGRGLIDFTERIRILATISQIKDILFIGTAGSLSNEILIGDLNIPKYVVPFENISDFYVDPTAAIPQADETLLDEIYEYAKETEAKAYSALHATILFPYSETTEFLNYLVNIGVSTIDMEVSAFYKVTKFYGKRAVAVLRISDMPLIELHKQKELIKVKREIAINAIFKIVLRFLKLI; from the coding sequence ATGATATTTGGTGATTTCATTAGAAATAAAGAGATAAGAAAAAGAGTCATAAAGGAGGAACTTGGGGCAGAGGAAGATGAAATCCCAGAAAGGGTAGTAGTAACGCCCATACCACTTAATACTCAATTTCCAAAAAACTTCGAAGACATACTAATTAATATGGGTATTAAAGTAAATAGGTTAAAAGTAGGAGACCAAATACTTCAGCAATTTCAAGGAAATTTATTTCTTGAAAAAGACGGTAGTAGGGGATTTATTGCATTTATAGGCAGAGGTTTAATAGATTTCACCGAGAGAATACGGATTTTAGCTACGATTTCGCAGATTAAAGATATACTATTTATAGGTACTGCAGGATCCTTATCTAATGAAATATTAATAGGGGACTTAAACATACCAAAGTATGTTGTCCCGTTTGAAAACATAAGTGATTTTTACGTTGACCCTACAGCAGCAATTCCGCAAGCTGACGAAACTCTTTTAGACGAAATTTATGAATATGCTAAGGAAACTGAAGCTAAAGCATACTCAGCATTACATGCAACAATCCTTTTCCCTTATTCTGAAACTACTGAGTTTTTAAACTACTTAGTAAATATAGGTGTTTCTACAATAGATATGGAAGTTAGTGCTTTCTATAAGGTAACTAAATTTTACGGCAAAAGAGCGGTAGCGGTATTACGAATTTCAGATATGCCTCTAATAGAACTACATAAACAAAAGGAACTAATTAAAGTGAAAAGGGAAATAGCAATTAATGCAATTTTTAAAATTGTGTTAAGATTCTTAAAACTGATTTAA
- a CDS encoding potassium channel family protein, producing MDKIRIWNKYIIRILETIAAPYSVLRRIYIQLVLLSIVVYTIALVFVYYQGLDWISAIYAAVNVITTVGLYAPDIYQMPSQEKLFLTVMILFTVGLFASMAQSLISTILNRNTWIDARARWRGKLMKGHIVVIGNTESILSAVKRLEILGKDYVVVTSSKKLYDELKSDKVIFGDPNDENNLLTAGIKNASSAIIAMEDDSQTLLITLKVQKLNPPLIIVTMIKDSSLIDVFKTAGADIVIPFEEFMGRIMASAAISKNFAGIVYPSSDRDYSIGVFEVKKNFKLSELPEGIIPIAILHDGKLDPYFSKETEVKPGEILFVLGNPLKFKDVSKLVE from the coding sequence GTGGATAAGATACGGATTTGGAATAAATACATCATTAGAATTTTAGAAACCATTGCGGCACCTTATTCCGTTTTAAGAAGGATTTACATTCAACTCGTTTTACTTAGCATAGTTGTTTATACTATTGCTCTTGTTTTTGTGTACTATCAAGGCCTAGATTGGATTTCAGCAATATATGCAGCAGTAAATGTTATTACAACAGTAGGACTTTATGCACCAGATATATATCAAATGCCCTCTCAAGAGAAGTTGTTTCTTACTGTAATGATATTGTTCACTGTAGGATTATTTGCTAGTATGGCCCAATCTTTAATATCTACAATATTAAATAGGAATACTTGGATAGATGCTAGAGCAAGATGGAGAGGGAAGCTTATGAAAGGTCATATTGTAGTAATTGGTAATACAGAAAGTATTCTATCTGCGGTTAAAAGGCTTGAAATATTAGGTAAAGACTACGTAGTAGTTACTAGTTCCAAAAAGCTTTATGACGAATTGAAGAGTGATAAGGTAATCTTTGGTGATCCTAATGATGAAAATAACTTACTCACTGCTGGAATAAAAAATGCTAGCTCGGCAATAATAGCTATGGAGGATGATTCGCAAACACTATTAATTACACTAAAAGTCCAAAAGCTAAATCCACCATTAATAATTGTAACGATGATAAAGGACTCGTCACTGATTGACGTATTTAAAACAGCAGGAGCAGATATTGTAATTCCTTTTGAAGAATTTATGGGTAGGATTATGGCATCCGCAGCTATCTCAAAGAACTTTGCAGGAATTGTTTATCCATCGAGCGATAGGGATTACTCAATAGGAGTCTTTGAAGTAAAGAAAAACTTTAAGTTAAGTGAACTTCCAGAAGGTATAATACCCATAGCGATACTTCATGATGGAAAATTAGATCCTTACTTTTCTAAGGAAACTGAAGTAAAACCAGGAGAAATATTATTTGTTCTTGGAAACCCACTAAAATTTAAGGATGTTAGTAAGTTAGTTGAGTGA
- a CDS encoding MFS transporter, translating into MSDKPTKEQIYKKVAELTARIDRLPTMVLPISVILALAFGYFIALYDVIDIGIAFSGTSLPYTGLTSTQASIVVSMGLAGYIPGAIILGYFADKYGRKPMLMFTALLTAIGSLGNALSFNFPMFIVFRFITGMGIGGDLILVPTYIVEMVPAVKRGQYFNLVYIAGWAGLGLGPFLASVIDLLNPAIGWRVIFLIGATLAFIVLVIRSHASETVRILALKGKLDEAEKIVAEMEEKAIQKTGIQLPPYNPLNYKVEEKNPFTIFKNKKYAIRIISVMLSIFFFYFGEYPYLTQFLLWAGGLSNLTKAQINELTFLYGLAGVATFLGAIALRFIVEKVRRAILTTLAYFVGMLLGVLIATIGTINYNVPLAFGGMLLTNFIGVGWSNQLNYLNGTENVPTYARATSFAFSDGAAHLGAAISTAIILPIISSLGALPTWVLFQVPMVIMGIVLIFVLPNTIGQSLEKINEAEAGV; encoded by the coding sequence ATGTCAGATAAGCCTACAAAAGAACAAATCTATAAAAAAGTGGCTGAGTTAACTGCAAGAATTGATAGATTACCTACTATGGTTTTACCAATCTCAGTGATTCTTGCATTAGCATTTGGATACTTTATAGCATTGTACGATGTAATTGATATTGGTATTGCTTTTTCCGGCACATCCTTACCATATACAGGGTTAACTTCAACTCAGGCTTCCATTGTAGTATCTATGGGATTAGCTGGTTATATCCCAGGAGCAATAATTCTAGGGTATTTTGCTGATAAGTACGGTAGGAAACCAATGTTAATGTTTACTGCATTACTAACAGCTATAGGAAGCTTAGGAAATGCCCTATCATTTAACTTCCCAATGTTTATAGTCTTTAGATTTATAACTGGTATGGGAATTGGTGGTGATTTAATATTAGTACCTACTTACATAGTAGAAATGGTTCCAGCAGTAAAAAGGGGACAGTATTTTAACCTAGTTTATATTGCTGGATGGGCTGGTTTAGGATTAGGACCATTTCTAGCCTCAGTAATTGATTTATTAAATCCCGCAATTGGTTGGAGGGTAATATTCTTAATTGGTGCTACTTTAGCATTTATAGTATTAGTAATAAGGTCTCATGCTAGTGAAACTGTAAGAATATTAGCGTTAAAAGGGAAACTTGATGAAGCTGAAAAAATCGTAGCTGAAATGGAAGAGAAAGCAATACAGAAAACTGGTATACAATTACCACCATATAATCCCTTAAACTATAAAGTTGAGGAGAAAAACCCCTTCACTATATTTAAGAACAAGAAGTACGCAATCAGAATAATTTCAGTAATGCTGTCTATCTTCTTCTTTTATTTTGGAGAATATCCATACTTAACTCAATTCTTACTATGGGCTGGAGGATTATCAAATCTTACAAAGGCCCAGATTAACGAGTTAACGTTTTTATACGGTTTAGCTGGTGTTGCAACATTTTTAGGTGCTATAGCATTAAGATTTATAGTTGAAAAAGTCAGAAGAGCTATTTTAACTACTTTAGCATATTTTGTGGGAATGCTATTAGGAGTACTAATTGCTACTATAGGTACTATTAACTATAATGTTCCCTTAGCATTTGGAGGAATGCTGTTGACAAACTTTATTGGTGTAGGATGGAGTAATCAGTTAAATTACTTAAATGGAACTGAAAATGTACCTACATATGCTAGAGCAACATCATTTGCTTTCAGTGACGGCGCTGCACATTTAGGAGCTGCAATATCAACAGCAATAATATTGCCAATTATAAGTAGTCTAGGTGCTCTACCAACTTGGGTATTATTCCAGGTACCAATGGTCATTATGGGGATTGTATTAATCTTTGTATTACCTAATACAATTGGCCAAAGTTTAGAGAAGATAAATGAAGCTGAAGCAGGGGTTTAA
- a CDS encoding amino acid permease: MRMDNLSKKLEPKENTIPTYLVYAQSLSSIAPLGSASAYLTYALQYSLSSTFIAGVFGVLIYFLWVLIGYEYSKVIASTGGIYEFARRSGGELLGKIAGWLYWISYAIYLPSATTYLTGIVITSEFSLSSIVVTTIEILIPIILTLLLLSGIRPPLFYALLTSTIEVILIFVLGIKVISITGFSLSPLKVSVSVSDFFSGALAVGFTLAGGGASFFLGYEAVGKGKTVAKSYLYAYWIASISVLFASYFEIAFAGYSNSGVKNLLNVTQYPAYYIAQKVMGSSIALLIFIFTINSLIGSVTAAYVALSRLTYSLIRKDMLKSILVVALFFLVVNLIAGITGEFALVYSLTTEASLVTLYGSHVIVSALFPVFSKKMIGFRLYHILLSISAVILMGYGVYSNIVPYSGLTTLVGILSLIGGVIIGTISWGLEWRKLNTH; encoded by the coding sequence ATGCGTATGGATAACTTATCCAAGAAATTAGAGCCGAAAGAAAATACTATACCAACTTATCTTGTTTATGCACAATCTTTAAGTTCTATAGCCCCCTTGGGTTCTGCCTCAGCGTATTTAACATATGCTCTTCAGTATTCACTGTCATCAACATTTATAGCTGGAGTTTTTGGTGTATTAATTTACTTTTTGTGGGTATTAATTGGGTATGAATACTCAAAAGTGATTGCCTCTACTGGAGGTATATATGAATTTGCTAGAAGAAGTGGTGGTGAGCTTTTAGGTAAAATCGCTGGCTGGTTGTATTGGATAAGTTATGCTATATATTTACCTTCAGCTACAACTTACCTTACTGGAATAGTAATAACTTCCGAATTCTCACTTTCATCTATTGTAGTCACTACCATAGAAATTTTAATTCCTATAATTCTAACTCTTTTGCTTTTAAGCGGAATAAGACCACCACTTTTTTATGCACTCTTAACTTCAACTATTGAAGTTATTCTAATATTTGTCTTAGGAATAAAAGTAATATCTATTACAGGGTTCTCTTTGAGTCCATTAAAGGTTTCAGTATCAGTATCAGATTTCTTTTCTGGAGCCTTAGCAGTAGGTTTTACACTTGCCGGTGGTGGTGCATCGTTCTTTCTAGGTTATGAAGCTGTAGGGAAGGGAAAAACAGTAGCAAAATCTTATCTTTATGCTTATTGGATAGCGTCGATTTCAGTACTTTTTGCTTCATACTTTGAAATCGCGTTTGCTGGTTATTCAAATTCTGGCGTGAAAAACCTATTAAATGTCACTCAATACCCAGCATATTATATTGCCCAAAAGGTTATGGGAAGTAGCATAGCATTATTGATATTTATCTTTACTATAAACAGTTTAATTGGTTCTGTAACTGCAGCATATGTAGCCTTATCTAGATTAACTTACAGTTTAATTAGAAAAGATATGTTAAAATCAATCTTAGTAGTAGCATTGTTCTTTCTTGTAGTCAATTTAATAGCTGGGATTACTGGTGAGTTTGCCTTAGTATACTCACTTACTACAGAAGCTTCCTTAGTTACTTTGTACGGTTCACATGTAATAGTGTCTGCTTTATTTCCAGTATTTTCAAAGAAAATGATAGGATTTAGACTTTATCATATCTTGTTATCAATTTCAGCAGTTATTTTAATGGGATACGGTGTTTACTCAAATATAGTACCTTACTCTGGTTTAACAACATTAGTTGGAATACTTTCATTAATTGGAGGTGTAATAATAGGAACTATAAGCTGGGGATTAGAATGGAGGAAATTGAATACGCATTAA
- a CDS encoding endonuclease NucS has product MDFYETNDYIYIFEIKNLCDDTAAIEQLENRKEAFEENFPGKKIKMFLVCNSIQDKIKELAESEGIVVITGNVFTLSD; this is encoded by the coding sequence GTGGATTTCTACGAGACTAATGATTATATTTACATTTTTGAGATTAAGAACTTGTGTGATGACACAGCAGCTATTGAGCAATTAGAGAACAGGAAGGAGGCTTTTGAAGAGAATTTTCCTGGGAAAAAGATTAAAATGTTTCTAGTTTGTAATTCAATACAAGATAAGATTAAGGAACTAGCAGAAAGTGAAGGTATAGTCGTAATAACTGGAAATGTGTTTACGCTTTCTGACTAA
- a CDS encoding DEAD/DEAH box helicase, with protein MNEKIEQAIREMGFKNFTEVQSKTIPLMLQGKNVVVRAKTGSGKTAAYAIPILELGMKSLVVTPTRELTRQVASHIRDIGRYMDTKVAEVYGGMPYKAQINRVRNADIVVATPGRLLDLWSKGVIDLSSFEIVIIDEADLMFEMGFIDDIKIILAQTSNRKITGLFSATIPEEIRKVVKDFITNYEEIEACIGLANVEHKFVHVKDDWRSKVQALRENKDKGVIVFVRTRNRVAKLVRLFDNAIELRGDLPQSVRNRNIDAFREGEYDMLITTDVASRGLDIPLVEKVINFDAPQDLRTYIHRIGRTGRMGRKGEAITFILNEYWLEKEVKKVSQKA; from the coding sequence ATGAATGAAAAAATAGAACAAGCAATTAGAGAAATGGGTTTCAAAAATTTTACAGAAGTTCAATCAAAAACAATTCCTTTGATGTTACAAGGAAAAAATGTTGTAGTGAGAGCAAAAACTGGAAGCGGGAAAACTGCAGCTTATGCTATACCAATTCTTGAGCTAGGAATGAAAAGTTTAGTAGTAACACCTACAAGAGAACTAACAAGACAAGTGGCCTCTCACATCAGAGATATAGGAAGATATATGGATACTAAAGTTGCGGAAGTTTATGGCGGAATGCCATACAAAGCACAAATCAATAGAGTTAGAAATGCTGATATTGTTGTAGCTACTCCCGGAAGGTTGCTTGACTTGTGGAGTAAGGGTGTCATTGATCTATCATCTTTTGAAATTGTGATAATTGATGAAGCTGACTTGATGTTTGAAATGGGTTTTATTGATGACATAAAGATAATCTTAGCTCAAACGAGCAACAGGAAGATTACCGGACTATTTTCAGCTACTATACCAGAGGAAATAAGAAAAGTAGTGAAAGATTTCATTACTAACTATGAAGAAATAGAGGCTTGTATTGGATTGGCAAACGTAGAACATAAATTTGTTCACGTAAAGGACGATTGGAGAAGTAAAGTTCAAGCTCTAAGAGAGAATAAAGATAAAGGTGTTATAGTCTTCGTAAGAACAAGAAACAGAGTTGCAAAACTAGTTAGGTTATTTGATAACGCTATAGAGTTAAGAGGAGATTTACCACAAAGTGTCAGAAATAGAAATATTGATGCATTTAGAGAAGGAGAATATGACATGTTAATAACTACTGATGTGGCGTCTAGAGGTTTAGATATTCCACTGGTAGAAAAAGTAATAAATTTTGACGCACCACAGGATTTAAGAACCTATATACACAGAATCGGAAGGACTGGAAGAATGGGAAGGAAAGGTGAGGCAATAACTTTTATATTAAATGAGTATTGGTTGGAGAAAGAGGTTAAGAAAGTTAGTCAGAAAGCGTAA